One genomic segment of Mobula hypostoma chromosome 2, sMobHyp1.1, whole genome shotgun sequence includes these proteins:
- the gsta.1 gene encoding glutathione S-transferase, alpha tandem duplicate 1: MAKPKLYYFNGRGKMESVRWLLAAAGVEFDEVFLETREQYEQLLKDGFLLFEQVPMVEVDGMKLVQTNAILNYFAAKYNLHGKDMHERALIDMYSEGAKDLMTLVMQHPFLSAAEKGNNLTRMEAKAKNRYFPAFEKSINQQTGYMVGNQLTLADLQVLEAILMLEEKFPLILTDFPQLKKFKQKISSLPRIQKFLQPGSPRKPPPDDHYVQIVKEVLRF, encoded by the exons ATGGCGAAGCCCAAGCTGTATTATTTCAATGGAAGAGGGAAAATGGAGTCTGTTCGCTGGCTTTTGGCAGCTGCAGGAGTTGAG TTTGATGAAGTATTCCTCGAGACCAGGGAGCAATATGAGCAGCTACTGAAAG ATGGATTTCTGCTGTTCGAACAGGTCCCAATGGTTGAGGTGGATGGGATGAAGCTGGTGCAGACCAATGCAATCTTGAACTACTTTGCAGCAAAGTACAATCTCCATGGAAAGGATATGCATGAAAGAGCACT GATTGACATGTACTCTGAAGGAGCCAAAGATCTGATGACTCTTGTGATGCAACACCCCTTCCTTTCGGCTGCAGAGAAGGGCAACAACCTCACCCGGATGGAAGCAAAAGCCAAAAACAGATACTTCCCTGCATTTGAGAAG AGCATTAATCAACAGACAGGATACATGGTCGGGAATCAGCTCACCCTTGCTGATCTGCAAGTTCTGGAGGCTATCCTGATGCTGGAGGAGAAATTCCCACTCATTCTGACTGATTTCCCGCAGCTGAAG AAATTCAagcagaagatcagcagtttgcCAAGAATTCAGAAGTTCTTGCAGCCAGGAAGCCCCAGGAAGCCGCCACCAGATGATCATTATGTTCAGATTGTGAAAGAAGTTCTCCGATTTTGA